The Acutalibacter muris genomic sequence CATTGAGATTAAGGGCGATCCTGCCAGGGTCAAAGCTCTGTTTGAGGCTGTCAAAAGCGATGAATATGGCCTCGGCTCCATTGATTTCAACAAACTGGTGCCTATGCCGCCGGAGTTGGATATTGAGGAAGGGAGCCGCACAGACCGCGGTCTGAAAGCATACAAGGACTTCATCGAAGTCTACACCTTTAACGGCAAGAAGGAAAACTTCGACTTGCTGAATATCCCCGAAAAGTCAGAGCAGGCATTTCTCCGGGTGCGGCCTGATATCGACCGTACCGCCTGGGATTTGGGCAGGCAGGCGTTTCAAAACAAGCAAAAGTATGGCATCACCAGTTGGTACGACTGGCGCATCAAAAACTGGGGTACGAAGTGGAACGCTTACGGCTACGAGGACGGCGTCCAGTTTGACGGCAAATCTCTGTGTTTCCTGACGGCCTGGTCTCCGCCAACACCGATCGTGGCGAAGTTGGCTCAGTTGTATCCCGACCTGGATTTTACCCATCAGTGGGCCGACGAGGATATCGGGTACAACTGCGGCGAGGTGGAATATCACAACGGCGCGCCAGATGGTGAATTCTTTCCCGTTGGGCAGGAGGCTGTCGACTATGCCAACAGCCTGTGGGAAAACGATGGGCTGGAGGAAGATGAGGAAATGGACGAGGAAGAAAGTATGGGAGGGCTGAAGTTATGAGTATCAAGCATATCACGACCAACGACCTGTGCCACATGAGAAACACCGAGGGGTTGGTTCTCCAGGGCTGCGGCGGTGACCTGCGGGAGTGGGTGGACGGCATCAACGAAATGCTGACCGAGGAAGGTATCCTGCGGGACGGCAGTAAGTTCAGTGACTGTTTGGCTTTTGAGCATGACGGGCTGACCTGCCTCCTGTTCCCCTTCGAGGGGGTCAACGTGGATATGGGCCGGTTGGCAATCTGGCGGCTGAAAACACATGACTCCTTCGGCGGCACCTGGCTGTCTGACTACGTGCCGAATCGTCTGGGCGGCTTTGAAAGCTCACCATTAGAAGAACCCGTAGAAACCGAGGACATGGATGGCGGGCTGTCCATGAAATAAGAATATCACAAATTTAGGCCGGTATCA encodes the following:
- a CDS encoding DUF1281 family ferredoxin-like fold protein, which gives rise to MPNHITNIIEIKGDPARVKALFEAVKSDEYGLGSIDFNKLVPMPPELDIEEGSRTDRGLKAYKDFIEVYTFNGKKENFDLLNIPEKSEQAFLRVRPDIDRTAWDLGRQAFQNKQKYGITSWYDWRIKNWGTKWNAYGYEDGVQFDGKSLCFLTAWSPPTPIVAKLAQLYPDLDFTHQWADEDIGYNCGEVEYHNGAPDGEFFPVGQEAVDYANSLWENDGLEEDEEMDEEESMGGLKL